Proteins from a single region of Anaerolineae bacterium:
- a CDS encoding ABC transporter ATP-binding protein yields MLLQVLGVSKLFGGLQALQKVTFDLPEGQILGLIGPNGAGKTTLFNVINGVYTPEEGKVLFLGQDVTGRKPYDLAKLGMARTHQIVRPLAELSVRENVMVGACYGPKGFNLDAAAKVADEVLEFVGLAERAEQLAGSLNVAQKKRLELARALAARPKLLLLDEVLAGLNPSEIGEMVETIKRIRDQGVTILMIEHVMKAIMSVSDRIIVLDFGQLIAEGTPDEIANNERVQQAYLGDPKLAQRLLQTEA; encoded by the coding sequence ATGCTCCTCCAGGTACTCGGTGTTTCAAAACTCTTCGGCGGTCTGCAGGCCCTGCAAAAGGTCACCTTCGATCTTCCGGAAGGTCAGATCCTCGGGCTGATTGGGCCCAACGGCGCGGGCAAGACCACCCTGTTCAATGTCATCAACGGCGTTTACACGCCGGAAGAAGGAAAGGTGCTCTTCCTCGGCCAGGATGTCACCGGGCGCAAGCCCTACGATCTGGCCAAGCTGGGCATGGCCCGCACCCACCAGATTGTGCGCCCGCTGGCTGAACTCAGCGTGCGGGAAAATGTCATGGTGGGCGCCTGCTACGGGCCGAAAGGATTCAACCTGGATGCGGCCGCCAAGGTCGCCGATGAGGTGCTGGAATTTGTTGGGCTGGCCGAGCGCGCTGAGCAACTGGCCGGAAGTCTCAATGTGGCCCAGAAGAAACGGTTGGAACTGGCCCGAGCCCTGGCGGCGCGGCCCAAACTACTCCTGCTGGACGAGGTTCTGGCCGGCCTCAACCCTTCCGAAATCGGCGAGATGGTCGAGACCATCAAACGCATCCGCGACCAGGGCGTCACCATCCTGATGATCGAGCATGTGATGAAGGCCATCATGAGCGTCTCCGACCGCATCATCGTCCTGGATTTCGGTCAACTCATCGCCGAAGGCACCCCAGACGAAATCGCCAACAACGAGCGGGTGCAACAAGCCTATCTGGGTGACCCCAAACTGGCCCAGCGTTTGCTCCAAACCGAAGCGTGA